The DNA region TGCACTGATCAGCATGATTGAAAACTGAACAGACGGATTTTGTTTGTGGATCGTATTCTATTAGATTTTTGGCGTGAAGACATGAGAACAATATCTTCTTGTTATCGCATATCATCACCGGTTTCCAATGAGTATAGTATTGGAATAGAGactcggaagaagaagaagaaaacaaatctatTATATAAACCTTCTCCCACATGTCTTCTGATGTTTCCAATCTCCAAATCTCGTTGAGTTTCGTATTGCGCACCTTCGTCATGATGCACAACCTCTTATCTAGAGTGCACATGTAAATTTCCTTAGGACTCGAAGTGGCGATAACCGGATGAATCTTAGGCAACAACCGAAACGTTTCATTATGTATATCAAGAGCTATTACTTTGATTTCGCCATTGTATGGTTCTGTGAACCAATAATTCGAGCCGTTTACATATTCCGGACCTTGTTGATTACATATCAGATAACTTGGAGTACAAGTCAAGTACCTCCACGAGTTTACCCTAAAATCAAAAACTTCGCACTTGGTAAGTCCCTCGTTTGGACTCGATGCATCCGAATTATACTCATCAGAATTATATAGCCACACTAATTTGTAATCAATATCCTTCACGATTGCTAGAGTTGGGACTAGTGTCATGAAAGAGAATAGAGCGGGATCATACACATCTAGATTGGGTATCAGCTTGTGCATCAAAATCTGAATCCTAGCCGGAGGAAGTTGTCTAAGCCACCGTGTGGCCGGATTAACTACATATATAAACTCTGATTTCGAGGAATAGATGCAGAAAAGGCCGTCACAACTTTTAGAAAAGTAGAAATGAGAGTAGATAGGATGGCATTTGGGAAGAGTAAACGATAGAAGTGGAGTCGAATCTAAGGAGATGATTGTCCTAAAACAAATCACACGACGCGCATCTTCTGATAAGTGGTCGGACATGGCGATGACTTTTGAGTGTTCCTTGTGGGATCGTTGGGCAACCTTCAAGTGTCTCTCTGCAAAACCGCGAGACTGGATCGTCGATCACCATTGTTTTGAGAGAGACTTGAGTCGAGTTATTGATTTCACAGGAAGTTTCAACAAGATTTCCTCTATGACGTCGTTCATTAGTGATGTTGTTGATAATGCAATTGCTTCCATCGTTGCcttcttatattttcttatgaTATGAACGAATGTGTGTTATTTATAGTTAACAAGGAAatccatattttaaaaaatatagaaaaattaattaggCTTTAAATTTGGTTAACTTCAAGGTTTTTAGTAATGTTATCTCAAAATTTGACCTCAAAGATAATGATTTTAAGTTcaaaaagaacaagaagttaTATGAATTATGAAATACAAAATTAGACCAGATTTTCTAGtattaattactatttttgGCAGAAAACCTTAGATATATACCACTTAATgaaaaagttagaaaatatCAATTAGATAAGCTATAATAATCTAATCAGATCACTATATGTCACGTATATATAACCTattataatcttcttcttttttttttcagtatctctaattattaattaattattctacatttatatatctttaatattaATAACCAAATATTAAGGTATTAAATGTTACAGTAATCAAGTAGTACGATTCTATATATGGatttttcattatgtttttcaaaaatgaattaaaataattatttgtttctaaaacTACTGGAAGAAAACTTTTTCAATGTAAAGACAAGACATAAATGTCTCTAcgtacttttaaaaagtaattacgCAGTAGTGTCTTTGGGTTAAGTAATCTCTGTTCAGCTTAGGTACGTGgagtaaacaaaaagaatagtGAAAAATCATAATTCATGAGCAAAGCTCTTCTTGATGTGTTTCCAACATCTAGAAATATATGATGGAGGATAATACATTCATGCATGATAATGTTGATGATCCAACAAAAGAGACTCAAAAATGTAACCAATTCTAATTAAATTCGAAATAAATCACAAATCTAGTCAGTAAAGCATAAAATGAGTACTTTCTTTCATGCTTCAAAACGCAACAAAAGAAGTAGATAGTACTTTGGTTTAAATATGAGAG from Camelina sativa cultivar DH55 chromosome 3, Cs, whole genome shotgun sequence includes:
- the LOC104778699 gene encoding putative F-box protein At1g12855, translating into MSDHLSEDARRVICFRTIISLDSTPLLSFTLPKCHPIYSHFYFSKSCDGLFCIYSSKSEFIYVVNPATRWLRQLPPARIQILMHKLIPNLDVYDPALFSFMTLVPTLAIVKDIDYKLVWLYNSDEYNSDASSPNEGLTKCEVFDFRVNSWRYLTCTPSYLICNQQGPEYVNGSNYWFTEPYNGEIKVIALDIHNETFRLLPKIHPVIATSSPKEIYMCTLDKRLCIMTKVRNTKLNEIWRLETSEDMWEKVYIIDLFSSSSSESLFQYYTHWKPVMICDNKKILFSCLHAKNLIEYDPQTKSVCSVFNHADQCKIFRHVPYIQSLISNI